The Tripterygium wilfordii isolate XIE 37 chromosome 23, ASM1340144v1, whole genome shotgun sequence genomic sequence ccgtaacttttgattccctcgtgtgtttccttattataatatgttttcgaaaactgattttgaagacctaaaagtcagTTGAGATTCGGAAGGAGATAAAAAATGTATCATTTTGTAGTCCAACGGAGTTAATTAAATTTCCTGCacttttatgtttccaattttccaattcaAATTTAATTAGGAattcaattagggtttgattgttttttcagGCTgtaaatagtctcataaacatttgtaattcattcattcattcagattattaataaaaattccttgagattttctcaattgttcttggagaATTCCAAGatcttgatttcgtcgtgaacgaattcaagtgttcCAGTTTTCGCGTCTGCGTCAATAACTCATTTCAATTGATTGTATTTTTAAATCAGCTCACGTCACTAGTAAGTCAACAATTCAACTCAACCACAATTGTCATGGGGTCCACACCACAAGCACATCACCATGTCAAGTAGAGCATTTCAATTGAGTGTATTTTTAAATCAGCCCACGTCACTAACAAGTCAACATTAAACTCAATCACACTTGCAATGGATGGGGTCCACACCACCTTGTCATCACTTGTTTCATCTCGCCCTCGTTGGGAGATTACATCGTTTTTTCTACTCAGAGAGAGCCTCTAAACCTAGACCGAAGACACTTTTTTAGGATCGACTTAGGACAGGAGGATGTAACCCAACATTCCATAACGCATAGAGGAGCGGACGAAGTATATGACTATTTAATAAATAAGGATAATTTGACCTTAGGGAAGAAGCTGAGCGATCATTACTATATCGATTCAATTGACCTATATAGCCACCAGTTCCACTAAAGGAAGTCGCTTACGGGCTTAAGGCAGCTCGGGACTCTGGGGCGAGAAGAAGCTTTTCCCGCATTCCTGTTGATGCAGAGATCAGACGAGAAGGCCCATCTCTTTACTAGAATCCGATGTGATAGAAGGAGCTGCTCTAGCTTAAGTTGATCCTTTCCTTACTTAATATAGGCTAATCGCGCTAGCAATGCCACATTACGATCAACGTCGGCCGCCGTCAAAGGATTGTTGTCGAACTCGAAACTGAAGCGTACTGGGTCGAGAAAATTCCGCTCGATCTCGCCATATGGGATTTTACGACTTTTTACCACCAGAGTTTGAAGGAAAAACAAGATGCGGACGCTTCGCTGCAAGCTGGTGTGCACAAGAAGAGGATGCTTTATTGCAAGTTGAATCATCCATCTATCATGGTTTATTTTGTCTGCATCTTGGACCCTCATTTCCTCACGTATATACAAAGACAAATATGAGAACTCGTCTGCCTCTAGTAAACTTACGTTGGCAACAGCCAAGGACATGGCTTTGAGTTCACACAGGCCTTTCTCGTTTTCTAGTAGACAATGACAGAGCGGTTTCATAATTTGATCATGGAAAAGTTGTAGTTGCTCCCTACTTGATGAGtagtttgctttttttttttggctagtcGGGATATTTTCAACAAATGGCAAGCTCAAAAATGGTGGGCAGAGAGGTGTGATAGGGTTATGGAACTTTACAATGTGCAGAGGTTTAGTCGCCAAGCTTTTCTTCTTCCTACAACACCAAGATCCGACGATGAGGTGAGTACTGAGCTGAGCTAACTAGTTACAAAAGCACATGATAACTAGTTAAAAAAGCAAAGATGGAATCTGTTGAAGACAGCCCTTTGACACCGCCTCTAACAACAGAACGGTTACCTCATAACTTGTACCATCCAACAGGAATGGGAATGAACTACTCGTCCTCAGATTCACTTGACCATCATCCTATGCAAGCTCGTTAATTACCGTGATTCAGGTGGTCTTACTTCAACCCCAAAACTCTCCAGCATAAGTGGGGCCAAGACAGAGACGTCATCAATGGATGCCTCGATAAGAAGTAGCTCATCAAGGGAGGCAGACCGCTCTGGAGACCTATCCGATCCATGAGCAATGCCAGTGATCTCGAGACTGAATGGGTCGAACAGGATTGTCAGCTACCATATGTGATTCCCGCCTGGAATGAATGAACAAACAGCTATTAAAAACCCTTCTCAGGTTGTCAATGGCATTTCGATCTTGGTGCAAACTCGACGGGACATCTGAGTTGTTATTTAATCCACCTGATAGCATTAGATGAGTCTGATTCAAAGATGAGATTGATTTGATCCTTCCCAGGCATGGACACACAAATTTCCAGTACTTTTCGGATGGCCTTCACCTCTGCACTATTGGAGTCAAGAATCCCAAAGGGGCAGGAAAAAAGGCATATATGAAGGCAGGCACCATTGCTGTCTCTTAGAACTCCCCCCACCCCACCTGCACTGCACAGCTGCCATAATCGAAAGATCCATCCGTGttccttttcacattttggtgGATGAGATATTTGTGTGGTCCACATGATAATgtcaatgaaagaaaatttattttctgttcTGTGTTACATCTTTGTTCTGGTGATATATATTATTGTCAGTATTCCAGCTCTTCTATTCCCATAATTATGTTTTGGAAAACTTCTGCATGGCATCAGGTTATGTTCTCGGCCCACAATGAACTTAAGGCCCAATAGGGTTACTCCAAATCAATCCAATAGTTCTTCCAGATAGAGTAGGGCCCGGCCCGAGGATATTGCAATGGATGCTGAATGCTGAGgctttgccttttcttttcttttttcttttttttttataataaaacacTACAACCGAGCACATATTACAAAATATAGATAGGAGGATGCTCTAAAAATAGTACAAGAAAATTCAGAATCAACGACAAAGAGAAAATCCAAAACAATAGCATGAAAAAACAGATATGACTCTTTTTTTGGAATCAGGTAACGGCCTTAAAGCAGCAATCACGACACTGATGTGAGCTACCTTGAAAGTTCCCCAAATAACGAGATTTGGAGTGGAGAAGTTGAAACGTTGGGACTTCTTTTTCATAACCTTGATCAGTACTACCAAAAGACGAACATAGCCGTTAGATAAACCCTCATCATCGCCCAAAAAAACCAGATCTGAATGAGAGAGGGGCCAAAACACCCAATTGGTGTAGGAAACCACCCAAGCGGTGGAAGAAGACAACAGATCTGAGGAGAAAGTCCCTAGatttgaaaagaaaaccaaCCAAACTAAAAGAAAACACTGACAATAGAAAAGTAGAGGTGGGGGTGGAGGACGAGTCCTCAAAACGATTTAGTTGAGAGAAGGTTTTTGAGAGAAttttagaaagagagagatgaaagAGGGGTAATGCCGAGGCTTTGCTATTGGATTTGTTTGATAGATAATAAcaagtagcatatatgttacttgAGTAAGTTACTTGTGCACCAAACATAAATTTTGAGGGAGGCATAAATCTGAGgaccatttcatttttttttattctttaccAAACTATCCACCCATATCTCTGCTATTGCAACATCTAATCTCTggtgccataaaaaaaaaaaaatctaatctcTGGATCAAagcttcttttgtctttttgtggTTTTACCTAATCTAGGCAACAATGTTTGTGCCCTTAGTTTGTCCTTTCATTATTAATTTGAGTTCTTGAAAAACCTTTTTTTCCTAGAGAGCTTGTTTACTGCTGACAATGGAGCATGGAGTTAGTGGTGGTAGTCCTCCTCAAATGTGTATATGTCTTATTCAAATATATTTACCTTTTGTCTATGATTCAGTTGGATTGCCTTGGATAGGATAAAAGCAACCATGACTGACTGTTAAAAGCTTCCATTGACAAAGAAGTAACATTTTTTTCACCACCACCAAAGAACTCCCAAGAGggtaaaaaaaatcacaagaacAATCATGATAAAAAGAAATGATTTAGGTCATTTTCACTCTTAATTGGTAATAATCGCAACACTTATTGGCTACTCTCTTCTCTTTTGACTTTCTGAATTACCTTTTGTTTGAATCCAGATGAAAGCCACATTCACTAAACACAACGTTTTCACAACAATGAGGTATGTGTTAAAACACgaggtggtttttttttgttttcaagaacAAATTTGTTTGAGAATCACGTAtgagtagctcagatgacactcatgtgtttGGTACCTCATAGACATATTGAGTTCGATCCTCCCcctgtaaataaaaaaaaaagaagaagaagcttgtTTGTATGGTTTTTTTTAAGGCAAGAAGTACATttcatctcaaaaaaaaatagtacaaGAGGTAGAAGTGCATAATACATGGAAAAGTAACATCATGATCCAATCCTGCTTCTAACCCATTTCACCTTACATATCATGTACGTTGAAAAACATATAAGTTCTACCAACGagtttattttgaaaatctaTTAGCACTTAGCATGTGGTAAAATTATTCAAGCTTAATCTAGTGTCAACTCTAGAAGTATCACCAAACACCCggcttataaattaatttattttgatagTTTACAAACTAACTTATATTTCAGATATACAAAACTCTATCAAACGAAGTCACTATGAGTTTGTCTAAGGTATGAGAGATCTAAATTCACTCCCTCTGTTAACATCCACAACTTAGTAGTTGTTAACATTCACAACTTATCGTCGGGATAGGGAGGCTCCAATTCTCCctcaaaactatgttaaatcatgaattaatgtttgttgagtattttggtgtttatAATACtagaatatagtagattttggaaaaaaaaaatttaatactaaattctaaattttttttggcaaataagctactaaattctaaaccctaaattttaaactctaaaccctaaacgttAAAAATTAAGCCctaaatctaaaccctaaaccctaatttctaATTTATAActtctaaactctaatatgtcaattGGAGCACCTCCTATTACTTTTGGAAATATCACAAAACACCCGACAACTTATAACATGACTTATTTTTAGCAGCTTATAAGTAagtttattttttagaaatatATCTCTTTAGGAGCTTTTTCTTGAGCGGTTAAGATGTTTGGCGTGGGTCCCACGCCAAAATGCTGTaggattattttaaaattttttaacgTGGGTCCCATTACTTTAtattaaatattgtatatatatatttagactTAAATTGATTGTGAATGGGATGCAGTTTtgcttttttatatattaaataatgtatatttatattatatttagacttaataaaaatatattatatttagacttaataaattcatagatttattttttaataaattgtcCCTAAATTAGAAATATTATAatagaattaaaaaataaatacaaaatatattataattataattataattaaataaatgaaataagtaaaattttaaaaaatacaaacaaaatatattttgcaCAACTTAACTTTTAACAGTTTTATCAAATATCTCACAGTTTtaagcacaatttttttttccatggttTAATaattagcgttgaaaatcaacataaccgctctaccaaacacacaCGTTGACATCCACAGCTTAGTATGTGTCTGGTTCCTCACAGTCACATATTGAAGTGGAACTGAAGAAACCATTTTGTGtggtttgagaaaaaaaataaaaataaaaatgggtaTTTAgatatttcaatccaatagAGAGAATCTTTGAACTCCTCCTATGAGAAGACAGTAAAGTGGTAAGAAAGTGAGACTGACAAGCTGGCAGGCAGAGAGATGCTTATAACTATCATTTACCCGCACGCGCGGCACCTTCCCCCCTTTgaatctcctctctctttttctcccctttttttcttcattttccagTCCAAATCCAAGCGTGTAAACGTGTTGtccctctctctgtctctatgctcactcactcactctctGTTCTTGCATTTTTATTCATTACCGTACACAAAACAAGCTCACATTTCCACACAAAGCAACAACAGCACACCCACAACACTCCATGTTCTGCAACTCCTTCACATGTTGTGCAGCTTTTGACATTCCCTTAACAGACACTCACTCCTTAAACTAATCCTCTCCCGTCGGCTGCCTTCCTCTTATAAAACCCTTATGCACATTGGGTGTTTGTTGAAATGTCCAAGAGAGATAATATGTCCAAGTCTCATAGAAGAAGAACCCCttctttctcctcctctctTCTCGACTCCATCTACCGTTCCATCGATGGCGAATCCAATGGCCAAGTAGAAGAAGGAGACCGGGAATTCAGTACCCTTTGTAGAGAAAAAATTACAGTGAAGAAGGCTAGTGCAATCTGCgctgaagatagaaaaagatcgaATCTTGGACGGGCTATTATGATCGAGAGTTGGATGGAGAAGAGGAGTACTAATTGTGGTTCTGTTGTATATAATTATGCCTCCAGCTCTTCAGATTCTAGCTCTGGAGGAGGTGTGCTCTCGTCTAGCGAAGCCGGGTCGAGTTATTGTCAGCGAAAATCAAGATCATCGTCTTCATCCGCACAAAGAATGCAAATTGAGAACAGAATGAATGGAGATAATAAGCAGACAAAGCAGCAGCATGAAGGCGGAGGAGGGTTCACGAAGACTAAACTGAGAGCATTGAAAATCTATGGTGAATTGAAGAAAGTAAAGCAGCCCATATCACCAGGAGGTCGGATATCGAGTTTCTTGCATTCGATTTTCAATTCGGGGAGtgcaaagaaggtgaagatgtgtTCTGTTGAAGCAGCAATGGAGGATGTGGGTTTCGACGATGATCATTGTAAGCCAAAATCCACATGTTCATCGACCACTTCATTTTCGAGGTCTTGCTTGAGCAAGACGCCATCTAAATTAAGTGGTAACGGCACGAAGAGATCGGTCAGATTCTACCCTGTGAGTGTCATTGTGGGTGAGGATTGTAGGCCTTGTGGTCACAAATGTATCTATGAAGATGATCCAAGTTTGATGCCAAAGATTGTTAAAAGTTCTGCAGTGAAAGAAGAGATTCTCACGAAGGGAAGGGATTACTTGACAAGTTATCAGAA encodes the following:
- the LOC119992897 gene encoding protein BIG GRAIN 1-like B; translated protein: MSKRDNMSKSHRRRTPSFSSSLLDSIYRSIDGESNGQVEEGDREFSTLCREKITVKKASAICAEDRKRSNLGRAIMIESWMEKRSTNCGSVVYNYASSSSDSSSGGGVLSSSEAGSSYCQRKSRSSSSSAQRMQIENRMNGDNKQTKQQHEGGGGFTKTKLRALKIYGELKKVKQPISPGGRISSFLHSIFNSGSAKKVKMCSVEAAMEDVGFDDDHCKPKSTCSSTTSFSRSCLSKTPSKLSGNGTKRSVRFYPVSVIVGEDCRPCGHKCIYEDDPSLMPKIVKSSAVKEEILTKGRDYLTSYQKKTVNELDLRRFDNYIEDEEEEDDDDDDAESCSSSDLFELDHLIGIGRYREELPVYETTNLKTNQAIANGFIL